The genomic interval TTACCGAAGCCAGTTCAATATTAACATTAGACCTTAAATAACCGGATAAAAAACTGGATAAATGCCGGGCATAGTGCTGGTGCAGCATTTCCAGTGTTCTTAAATGTTCCTTGGAGAACTTATTGGGCCTGCGAAAATCATAGTTCCTAACCTTGGGTACGCTGCCCGCTTCCATTTCTTCCACCGGCAAATTACCCTGGGTCAAGGCTTCCAGCATGGCGTCAATTTCACTCTGGGATAGAACTTCCTGCATATTTCTCCCTCAATCTCTATCTATTCATAACCCTGTCTATAGCCTGTAGAATTCTGTCCTGTTTGAACGGTTTGACGATAAAATCCATGGCACCGGCCTGAATGGCCTCCATAACCATGGACTGCTGCCCCATGGCACTGCACATAATTATTTTGGCGTTGGGATCAATTTTTTTAATTGCTTTAACCCCTTCGATTCCGTCCATTTCAGGCATAGTAATATCCATGGTTACCAAATCGGGTTTATGCTCTGCGTATAGCTTTACAGCCTGGGCACCGTTTTCCGCCTCGGCTACCACTTCAAAGCCATTTTTAGTAACAATATTTTTGATCATCATACGCATAAATGTGGCATCATCCACTATTAGGATTCTCAAAGACATTAAATGTCCCTCCGTTCTGTTTAAGCTTCTATTCCCAGTGCAAGAAGCAGCTTTTCTATGGATTCGGGTTCGGACATCAAAAAAAAGTGCCCGCTTACCTTTTGATCATCCCTAAACAGCTGTGTTTCAATGGTTAAAATATTATCACCCTCCGATTGCCCGCATTCAATAACCAGAGATGTGAATACAGCGGCCAGCATGTCAAAGGCGAAAATAGGCGTGGACGGGTTAATTCGCAAACCAGTGAAATCAGTTATGGCAGATATAAAGGAACCGGTTAGTATATTACCAATCTCATTGATGGTAGAGGTAGCCAGCTCATCCAATTCGTTGGTGGTACCATCTGCAAATCCCATAAGCATATCTACCAGGCTATAAGTACTTTGCTCATTAAAAATATAGAAAACTATTCCTTTTATGTCACCCTCCAGCTGCAGGCTGACACAGGACACCAGTTCCTCATACCCGCCAATAATATCGATGACTTTATCAAATGCCACAAAACTGCTCTTTGGAACACCCATGCCAATCTTGCTGTCCAGCATTTCCGCCAACGCAGTTGCCGCGTGCCCAAGTCCGATATTGCTTATTTCCTGCAGCGCGTCCAATTGCATTTCGGACAGCCCACCGGTTTCTCTCATTATCTCAACCCTTTCCCTGCAACCAACTACTAGGTTATTTTTTTGTAAAAACACGGTGATAATTTTTCATAACCCAGTTCTTTATAGTTAAAAATCATCTCACTCCCGCCAATGAAAAGAACCCCTCCGGGATTAAGAGCACGATGGAACTTTTTGTATATTTCATCCTGGGCCTCCCTGGTGAAATAAATGGTCACATTGCGACACAGGATTAAGTCGTAAACACCTCTGTAGTCATTATCCAGCAAATTGTGATAACGAAAGGAAACCTGCCTTTTAATAACATCCTTCAAAGCATATAAATTACCCTGCGGGATAAAATAACGCTTTAATCTGTCCTGGCTGACGTTTTTCACGCTATCTTTGCTGTAATTGGCCTCCATCGCTTTTTTTAATATTTGCCGGTCGATATCGGTGGCCTCTATTTTGCTACGACCGGAAAGACCCATTTCTTCAAGGATTATAGCAACCGAGTATGGCTCCGAACCATTGGAGCAAGCCGCACTCCAGATTTTTACCTGGTTATGGCCGTTATACAAAGCGGGTAAATATTTTTTTTGCAAATCGTCGAATCGCAGGGGATCCCTGAAAAATTCGGACACATTAATGGTCAGGTAATCCAAAAATTTTTCGTAAGTTTCCCGTTCCTTAACCATTTGATTAAACAGTTCGCCGTAATTTTTTAGATTCAGTTTAACCAAATAGGAATCCAACCGGCGCTTCAATTGTTTTTCCTTGTAACTATTCAGGTCCAGGCGAAAAGCGGACATTACCCTGGCCTTAAAATCGTTAAATTCCATTTAAATCACCTTGATGCTCTTGCCTAAAGTTTTAACCTGCACTTCCCCGTTTTCCAGGTTCAAATACATAGTCCGCCCTTTGTTACCGCCCACATCCTCGCTGACTATATGTATGGACATCTGCTTTAATATTTTACGCGACATTTCAATATTCCTCTCACCAATATTAAATAATCGTTTTTTATCCACACCTGAAAACATCTGTGCACCACCCACCAGTTTGGCTTTCAACCTGCTTTGGCTGGCACCGTTTTTCACCAGGTCCAATACCATTAATGGTATGCCCAGGTCGGCGTATTTTTCCTTTTTGTTTATTTTGGAAAAATCCTTACTATTAGGGAGCATAATATGTAATAGTCCACCTATTTTAGTTACGGGATCCCACAGGGTTACCCCCACACAGGATCCCAAGCCAAGTGTTACAAGGCGCCCCGGACTTCTGGCCAATTTGTATTCCCCTATGCCAACATGGATATCTTCCTGTTTTTTTGCAAATTGCATTACATCACCCGCATCTGTTTACTTTTGCAAGTTATTGGCAATATTCCAAAGTTGATCTGCGGTTTGTATAATTTTACTGTTGAACTGGGTGGAACGCTGGGCCACGATTAAATTATTCATTTCCGTGACCAGATCAACATTGGATCCTTCCAGTTGACCCTGTATAATAACTCCAGCCTCTTCCTCCCCGGGCACCAGTAACAACTCTTCCCCTGCAGCGTCAGTGGCCTGGTATAGATTATCTCCCAACGGTTCAAGTTCGGTAGGATGTGTGAAAAAGGCCAGCTCAATTTGGCCTATCTCTACAGTATCGCCGTTCTCATCCTTACAGGATAGCATACCTTTCTCATTAATTTTAATATTACTGTAATTATCGGGCAGCGACTCCGCCAGTAATAAGTAGCCCTGTTTACTAATGACCCGGCCACCGGCGTCAACTTGAAAACTACCGTCCCTGGTATAACATACAGAACCATCCTCCCGGGTAAGCCTGAAAAAACCGTTCCCGTTAATGGCCAAATCCAGTTGGCGCCCGGTATAAACCATATTACCTTGACCAAAATGGCGATCCGTAAGGGCAATGACGTTGCCGCTTCCCCTGAGATCCCGCACCGTCCCATCATCATGCAAAGGATGACCGCTTAGAAAATCTATAAAACTAACCGACTGCCTTTTAAATCCCGGAGTGTTGGAATTAATAATATTATTACCAGTTACGTCCAACTTGCGCATTTGAGACAAAAAGCCCACTTTGTTATCGCCAATAATTTTTAGCATAGCTACCCTCCAAACCAGTTAAATATCATCTCAATACACCCACTTTGTTAATGGCCGTATCCAAAAAGCCATCCTGGGCCTGGATAATCCGCTGCCCTGTTTCATAAGCCCGGGTAGCAGCAATAATATCGGTTATTTCCTTTACTGCATCGACATTTGCCGCCTCCAGAAAGCCCTGTCTCAAACCGGGATTTTCCACAACCCGCGCCTCCTGTTCCGGAGCCTGGTACAAATTATTGCCTACACCCACCAACTCCAGCAGGTTATCAAATGTAACTATATTAAGCACTCCGGTTGTATCATCATTTTCCATTACGTTCCCATATTCATCAACCATTAAAGAGTTTACGTCGGTCACCTGAACGGGGCCGTTTTGTCCCATAACCCTAAACCCGTTATCGTTAACCAGATATCCCGCCTGGTCCAGGCTGAAGCTACCGTTGCGGGTGTAAAAAACTTCATCATCATTTGCAGGGTTGACCAGGGTGAAAAAACCGGGTCCCTGCAGTGCAAAATCAGTTTTCTTGCCGGTTTCCCGGGGGTCACCCGGAGCAAAGTCAGTGAATACCCGCTCTATTTGCGCCCCCTGGTTTGTGATACCCAGCGGTTTGTGCATGCTCAACCCCGTCAATGCATCAGTCAATGCATCACGCTGGCGGGAACTTAGCTGAACCAATTCCAGAAAAGGTTTGGCTTCCACCCAGTCTTTCTTGTATCCGGGCAAGTTAGCATTATTCAGGTTACCCGAAGCGGTATCAACTACGGCCATTTGCAAGTTCATACCCGAAACTGCGGAATATATGCCCCTGATCATTTACCTGGCTCCTTTCTCCTCACCGGTAAGTTTTGCTTTTAGCTTCCGTAACGCTTTGGAGTGCAGCTGGCAAACCCGCGATTCGGTCACCTCCAACACACTGCCTATTTCTTTTAAAGTTAGTTCCTCCTGGTAATAAAGGGCAAGCACCAACCGATCCCTTTCGGGCAGATCGCGAATTGCTTGAGCCAGTGTTTGCTTTTCATCCTGCAAAGCAATGATATCCAGTGGATCGGGACTATTCTCGTCTTTAATGGTGTCCGCCAGTACACCCTCTCCATCTGTACCAACACCGTCCTCAAGGGAAATAATAAAAGCACTGCTGTATTCGGCCGCCAACTGCCTCAGCCTGACGGCATCCACACCCATTTCCCCGGCTAATATTCTTTCATCGGGCATTTCTCCGTTTTGCCAGTAACGCTCCTTTAATTTGTTATATTGATGTAACTTCTGCCATTTACTCCGGGGCACCCAGCTTTGCTTCCTGATTTCATCCAGTATGGCACCGCGTATTCTGGTATATGCATAATTTTTAAACTCTGTGCCCATCTTGACATTAAACTTGTCAATGGCATCCAGTAACCCAATAACTCCGTATCCTTCCAGGTCCTCCCGGGTTATGCCCGGCGGCGCGTTTACCATCAACCGCCCGGCAAGGTATTTGACCAGCCCCAGGTGTTTGAGAACCAGTTCATCTTTCAGGGATTGATCCCCGGTTTTGCTATAGCGTGCCCAGATGTCAGCACTGCCCATATCATCACCCCGTTTTAACGCAGGCGTTTTTGCTGGGCCATTCTTTCAAAAATAAAGCGTACTATCATATCTTGCTGGTGAAAGCTAATATCTACAAATTTCACCCCCAGGTGGTAAATCAACCTTACCTGGTCAACCAACTGGTTGCGGATAACTATGGCCTCCAGTTTTACCAATTCCGGCTTGCCCCGGAAGGGCAAAATAAAATTTAACATTAACCTGGTGTTTTCCTTAATTTCCTCCCGCACGGCCAGCTTCATGCCACCACCACTTAAATCGACAACAGAAGCATCAATAAATTTGAGGGGTTTTTTATCATCTTGAAGCACCGCATATTTAACATCCAGCACCACAGGCAGCCGCACGTGCGATCTTTTTTGAATCCTTTCCACTTCCCTGGGATAAGCCAGTTGGTATAGATTTATATTATCTTTTGTTTCACCGATTACCGTGGTATTGAAATAATACGCGGCTCGTTCAGCGGCCAGCCGTACCTGCACCGTATCTCCCTTGCATAAAACCAGCGGGCGCTCCTGTAAATAAGGCCAGGATATACTGATCACATTTTGTTTTATATCCTGAATACTGGAATTAAACCATTCATTAGTGCCCGGTTTGAGCACCTGTATTTTTTGACGAACATGTATATCAAATTCTTCAGCCAAAAAACCGCCTCCCAGCTATTTAAAAAGCCTTGTCAACTTGCTGATAAAACCGCGCAGCCCGCCCTCAGCATCCACCGGTTTGCTCTTATTCAACATGACAGTGGCAATCCTTTTCACAGCTGCTGAGGCACTGGATTGTGGTTTAGCTAAATAAAAAGGGGTTTGATTTTTAACTGCCCGGACCACTGATTGATCCCACGGGATGCTGCCAAGATGCTTGAGTCTGATGGTTAAATACCTGTCCGCCAGGTTAATCAACCGGTGCACGGGCTCGGAGGATTCAACGTTGCTGCGCGCTTGGTTAATAACAAGGCCAACTTCTTTATGTAATTTAAACCTGTCCATCACCTTAATCAAACTATAAGCATCGGTCAGTGATGTAGGTTCCGGGGTAATAACCATTTGCATCTCGTCCGCCGCAGCACAAAAAGCCAACACATCCTTGGAAATACCGGCCCCGGTGTCAATCATTACAAAATCGGCCATGCTATTTAGTATCTCAATACCATTTAATAATTTGGTACGTTGCTTGGTGGAAAGATTGGCCAACTCCAAAAAGCCCGCCCCGCCGGAAATAATTTTAATACCGCCCGGCCCGGGCAACAATATGTCTGAGATGGGTATGTTTTTGAATAAGTGATCGTATAAGGTCAGTGCCGGCGTCATACCCAGCAACACTTCCACATTGGCCATCCCCAGATCGGCATCGAACAGTATTACCCGCTGCCCCTCACCGGCCAGCGCTATGGACAGGTTAACTGCAAGGTTTGTTTTACCAACCCCGCCTTTGCCGCTGGTGATAGTTATCACTCTCGGTCCCTGGGCGGGGATTGAATCATGGGGGCTAACAATCTCTGATGGCCTTTGTTTGAGGGTATTACGATTGATAATCCTCATCGGTTACCAGGCCCCCAATTATAATATCTGCAAAACGCTTGGGTGTCATATGTTCAATATCATCAGGCACATTTTGTCCCCTGGTTACATAACCTACCGGCAAACCTGTATCACAAGAAACATTCAGCATGGAACCGTATGTATCTGTTTCATCCAATTTTGTAAAAATTATTTTATCATAACCAATGGGCAAAAAGTCATTGGCAATTCTGATTAGATCACGGTTTTTAGTAGGGGCACTTAAAACCAGGTGAATGCTTTGGGTTTCTTTCACCGCACCCATAAAGGTGTGTAGTTCCAGCACCTGGCTCCGGTTCATGGAGGGGCGCCCTTCGGTATCAATAAAAACGATATCCTTATCGCTATGTTTTTCCACTGCCCGGGTCAACTCTCCGGGAGTCATAACCACGTCCACTGGTACATCTATAATTTTACCATAATAATTCAGCTTTTCCGTTATGCCAAAACGGTGGTTATAAACGGTTATCAAACCAATCCGTTTCTTCTCCACCACTTTGTATTTCGTGGCCAGCTTGGCCAGGGTCAAAGTCTTGCCTACTCCGGTGGGGCCGATGAATGAATGAATGCGGGCCGCACTTTTACTGGCATATGCGATCTTGACCAGGTCAATGATTCTTTTCTTTAAATGTGCCCTGAATATTTCCTCGGATAAGCTATCGTCCTGTTCAATATTTGATGGCATATCCTTTAATAATTTTTCAATTATAACTTCGTTTATCTCAGCACGCTGTAACAACTTTTTCCACTTGCCAGGCAATCCGCTATCCATTTTACCACCCCCTTTGTTCAATTCCTGTTGCAAAACAATATTAAACCAGTTATTTTGACTTTTTTCCGAGATTTCCATAATCGGCTCCGGTAACCGGGCCGGTACTAACTTACCCGGTATAATACGCGCCGGCGTTTCCGGTTCAACAACGGACTTTGCGTTTTCATCCCGTCCGGCAGGTACCGGTGACTCTAAAAGCAAAGGAGGTGCCGGTGCTTCAATCTTTTGTTGCACCGGTACGTTAAACTCATGATCATCCACCGCCGCGGTAACCTCGATCCGGCGGGGGCCAAATAACTGCCGAATACTTCTTATCGGCTCTTTGGCAGTGCTAACAATCACTGCATCTTCCCCCAACTCCCGGCGTATTTGCTGCAGTGCCTGCTGCATATCGGCGGCAACTACTTTTTTAATTTTCATCCATTACCACCGTCCCCACTGCCTCGATTTCTATTTCCGGAATTATTTCATTCATTGATAAAACCGCTGTTCCGGGCATCTGCCGGACGATAAAACGCCGTAGTGGCAGGCGCAGCCGCGGTGAACATAACAGCACCGGCGAATACCCTTTACCCAGAGCATTGTCCACTGTTTTAGCTATACTCTCCAGCACCTGGCGGGCCAACCGGGGTTCCAGCACAGGGTAGGATCCCATTTGCGTTGGCTGTATTGCATCGGTCATCATTTTTTCTATTTTCGGATGCAGAGTAATCACCTGGAGTTTGTTTTCAGCATTAAGCAGGCTGCGGCAAATACTGCGGGCAAGGGCCTGGCGCACGTGTTCGATTAAAAAATCCAAATCTTTGTTCATGCGCACGCCGTCCCCCAGGGCTTCTAATATGGTGATAATATCTTTAATGGGTACATTTTCCTTTAGCAGGTTTTGCAGTACCTTCTGCACTTCACCCACCGACATGGGTTCCGGCACCAAATCCTCCACCACCGCCGGGTTTTTCTCCCTCACTACGTCGATTAGTTCCCGGGTATCCTGGCGCCCGATCAGTTCGTGGGCATACTTTTTAATGAACTCCGTTAGATGAGTAACCAGCACAGTGGGAGAATCCACCACGGTAAAACCCGCCAATTCCACCTGTTCCTTTTGCTCACCGGTCACCCACCAGGCCGGCAACCCGAAGGTGGGCTCAGTGGTGGCTATACCCGCCACGTTGATCTCCTGGCCTGTGGGATTAAGGGCCAAATAGTAGCCAGGCATTAATTCTCCGCCATCAATTTCTTCACCATGTATTCTGAAAATATACCGGTTGGGTGGTAACTGCAGGTTGTCCCTGATACGTATAGGGCGCACATAAAGTCCCATTTCAGCTGCCAACTGGCGGCGTACTGCAGTAAGCCTTTGCAGTAAATCCCCCCCTGCTCTATCGTCGGTCAACGGTATGAGGTTGTAACCAATTTCAATTTGCAGTGGATCGGTTTCCAACAACTGCAGTACATTTTCCGGTTCCCGTTTTTCCTGTACCCGCTTTTGGGCATCCTGCTCCTGCACCAATAATTCCTCGCGTTTTTGCGCGTTAAGCAATGAATACCCCAGAAATGCAAGGGCACCGGCCAGTGCAAAAAATACCAATCCCGGCATGGCCGGAATCAAGCCGATGGCAAATAAAATTCCCGCCACAATAAACATTATTTTGGGAAAATTTATAAACTGCCGGGCCAGATCGGTACCAAAACTGGCATCGGCGGTGGCTCTGGTGATTAAAATACCGGAAGCGGTGGAAATAAGCAAAGCCGGAATCTGGGAAACCAGACCGTCGCCAATGGTCAAAATGGTATAGGTCTGCACCGAAGTCATTACATCCATGCCCTTTTGCAGCACCCCGATGGTTATGCCACCGATGATATTAATAATGATGATGACAATACCGGCTATGGCATCACCCCGTACGAACTTGCTGGCACCGTCCATGGCCCCGAAAAAATCAGCTTCCCGCTGCAGCTTGCGGCGGCGTTCCCGGGCCTCATCTTCACCAATCAACCCGCTGTTAAAATCCGCATCAATACTCATCTGCTTGCCGGGCATGGCATCCAGGGTAAAACGCGCCGTTACTTCGGACACCCGGCCCGCACCGTTGGTAATCACCACGAACTGAATTACTGTAATAATAATAAATACAATGGCCCCCACCACGTAGTCGCCGCCCACCACAAATTCACCAAAACCCTTGATGATATTGCCGGCTTGCGCCTCACTTAAAATCAACCGGGTGGAGGAGATATTCAATGCCAACCTGTAAAGGGTTGTAACCAGCAGTAGAGTGGGAAAAATAGAAAACTGCAGCGGCTCGGTGGTAAACATGGTAATCATGATAATCACCAGGGCCAGGGTAATGCTGATGGTTAGAAACAAATCCAGTGCCAGAGGCGGCAGAGGGATAATAATCAACAGCACTATACCCAGAATAGCGGCCGCTATAATAAGGTCAGTATTTTTTTTAAACAATTGGCCGTAACCCGCCTGGGAAAAGGTAGTCACTTTGTATCCCCCAAATCAAAGTTCTATAGTACTGTCCTGGGCTTGTAAACTTTACCCGGCTTTGCCCTTTAGCCGGTAGACCATGGCAATTATCTCAGCAATGGCCTGGTATAATTCCACGGGAATTTCACTACCGATACCCACGTTTTGGTACAATGCCCGGGCCACCGGCGGGTTCTCCACCACGGGAACGTTATTTTGCCTGGCTAAGTTCTTAATGGCTTGAGCCAGATCGCCCGCACCTTTGGCAACAACCACCGGTGCACCGGTTTCTTTTTCATCATACCGGATGGCCACGGACACGTGAACCGGGTTGGTGATAACCACCGTAGCCCTGGGTACCTCCTGGCGGATGGCATTGGCCAGGATTTCCCGCTGCCTGCGACGCAGCCAGGATTTAACCAAAGGATCCCCTTCGGTTTGTTTCAGTTCATCCTTAACTTCCTGTTTGGTCATACGCAAGTTTTTGATATGTTCATAGCGCTGGAACATCATATCAAAAAATGATACCACCAAAAAGGCACCCGCTCCGGCAAAGGCAGTCAATAATAATATGGAGGCAATCAATTCCAGCAACTGGGCCGGGGTTTTAAAATGTATAAGCAATAATTCGGATAATCGCGCCTTAACCACCCAGTAAACAGTGGCGGCAACGATAATTATTTTCAGTACATTTTTAACCAGCTCAAATAAGCTTCGCAGGCTGAAAATCCGCTTAAAACCCTCCACGGGGTTAAGCCTTTCAAACTTTGGTTGCAGCACCCGGGGGGCAAAGAGAACGCCCACCTGCAAAACATTGGCGGCAACGGCTGCAATAAGAATAATAACAAACAGGGGCATGAAAACCATACTTACACGTGCCAAAAAACCAATCATGTAGTAGGGCAGGTTTTCTGCCGGCAAATGAATGTTCACACCGGTCTCAAAATGTTCCAGCAGCAGCCGCTGCATGGAGTAAATGATGCCATCCTCCATGAAGGCAATTGCAAAAAGGGCAGCCAGTAAAATAATAGCCGCACTCAAGTCCCGGCTCTTGGGCACCTGTCCCTTTTCCCGCGCTTCCCTCAGCCTTCGCGGCGATGGCGCTTCGGTTTTTTGCTGCGCAGAATTATTGTCCGCCATCAAGTTATTCCTTTCAACAAGATACCCATGTCCCGCCCGATAACTGTGCACAGTGAATAAATTATACGCACCAGCACGGGCACCATCACACTGAGCGTGACCATACCAAAGATAATCTTAATGGGGAAGCCCAGCATAAATACATTAATCTGGGGCGCGGTCCGGGCTAACAGTCCCAGGGTTATATCCACCACCAGCATAACAGCAACCAGCGGGGCCGCAATTTGTACCCCCAGGGTAATCATCTGGGCAAAGACTTTTATTAAAAACATGGCCACGTCGCCGCTTACCTGAGCGGTGTTAACCGGCACTACGGAAAAACTACGGGTTAACGCCGAAATAATCATGTGGTGACCATCAACGGCTAGGAGCACGGCCAGCCCCGTCATATGCAAGAAACGGGATACAATACCCGCCGTGGCCCCGGCCAGCGGATCAAATATCAAACTCATAAAGAAACCAATCTGCATATCAATCAAGCTACCGGCATAAATGAGCGCACTTAGCACCAGAGTAGCCGTATAGCCCAGGGCCAGTCCCACCATTACCTCCCGTACCAGGGCAAAAATATACTGCCACCCGTCCGAAGGGTATACCTCAGTACCGGTAGCCATGGTGGGATAAATAACCACCGCCATGGTAAAGGACAGGCCTATCTTAACCAACCCGGGGATATTGCCCAGTGAAAACAGCGGTCCCGCCACAAAGAAAGCGGACAGTCTGGCCAGCACAAGAAAAAAAAGCGCCAGTTGATTAATATCCAGCAATGTATAAACCCCTTACCTTAGCAAATCGGGAATCCTGTTGTAAACACGGGTGGTAAAACTCATCATGACACGCATGATCCACGGTGCCATGACGGCCAGGGTTATAAACACGGCAATTATTTTCGGCACAAAGGTGAGGGACTGTTCCTGCACCTGGGTGGTGGCCTGCAAAATACTGATCACCAATCCTACGATCAGGGAAACGGCCAGCGGAGGCAAGGACACGATGCATACCATCAAAAGGGCATCCCGGACCAGCTCAACAATGAAAGTTTCAGACACCTGCTTCCCTCCCTGTTAAAAGCTTTCCACCAGCGTTTTAACCACCAGATACCACCCATCCACCATTACAAAAAGTAATATTTTAAAGGGTAGGGATATCATCACCGGCGGCAGCATAAACATGCCCATGGACATCAGGGTACTGGCCACCACCATATCGATCACCAGAAAAGGTACATAAATCATAAAGCCGATCTGAAACGCAGTTTTAAGCTCACTTATCACAAAGGCGGGTATCAAAACGTCGGCGGATAACTCCTCCTGGTTTTGCGGTTTTTCCTTATCTGCAATATTTATAAACAAGGCCAGGTCCTTTTCCCGGGTTTGCTGGACCATAAAGGAGCGTAAAGGGGCAAATCCCCTGTCTATAGCAGCCTGTCTAAGAATTGATACTTTAAAAAACTGTGGTTA from Desulfallas thermosapovorans DSM 6562 carries:
- a CDS encoding response regulator — protein: MSLRILIVDDATFMRMMIKNIVTKNGFEVVAEAENGAQAVKLYAEHKPDLVTMDITMPEMDGIEGVKAIKKIDPNAKIIMCSAMGQQSMVMEAIQAGAMDFIVKPFKQDRILQAIDRVMNR
- a CDS encoding chemotaxis protein CheC; translation: MRETGGLSEMQLDALQEISNIGLGHAATALAEMLDSKIGMGVPKSSFVAFDKVIDIIGGYEELVSCVSLQLEGDIKGIVFYIFNEQSTYSLVDMLMGFADGTTNELDELATSTINEIGNILTGSFISAITDFTGLRINPSTPIFAFDMLAAVFTSLVIECGQSEGDNILTIETQLFRDDQKVSGHFFLMSEPESIEKLLLALGIEA
- a CDS encoding CheR family methyltransferase, translated to MEFNDFKARVMSAFRLDLNSYKEKQLKRRLDSYLVKLNLKNYGELFNQMVKERETYEKFLDYLTINVSEFFRDPLRFDDLQKKYLPALYNGHNQVKIWSAACSNGSEPYSVAIILEEMGLSGRSKIEATDIDRQILKKAMEANYSKDSVKNVSQDRLKRYFIPQGNLYALKDVIKRQVSFRYHNLLDNDYRGVYDLILCRNVTIYFTREAQDEIYKKFHRALNPGGVLFIGGSEMIFNYKELGYEKLSPCFYKKIT
- a CDS encoding chemotaxis protein CheD; this translates as MQFAKKQEDIHVGIGEYKLARSPGRLVTLGLGSCVGVTLWDPVTKIGGLLHIMLPNSKDFSKINKKEKYADLGIPLMVLDLVKNGASQSRLKAKLVGGAQMFSGVDKKRLFNIGERNIEMSRKILKQMSIHIVSEDVGGNKGRTMYLNLENGEVQVKTLGKSIKVI
- a CDS encoding flagellar hook-basal body protein, encoding MLKIIGDNKVGFLSQMRKLDVTGNNIINSNTPGFKRQSVSFIDFLSGHPLHDDGTVRDLRGSGNVIALTDRHFGQGNMVYTGRQLDLAINGNGFFRLTREDGSVCYTRDGSFQVDAGGRVISKQGYLLLAESLPDNYSNIKINEKGMLSCKDENGDTVEIGQIELAFFTHPTELEPLGDNLYQATDAAGEELLLVPGEEEAGVIIQGQLEGSNVDLVTEMNNLIVAQRSTQFNSKIIQTADQLWNIANNLQK
- a CDS encoding flagellar hook-basal body protein, encoding MIRGIYSAVSGMNLQMAVVDTASGNLNNANLPGYKKDWVEAKPFLELVQLSSRQRDALTDALTGLSMHKPLGITNQGAQIERVFTDFAPGDPRETGKKTDFALQGPGFFTLVNPANDDEVFYTRNGSFSLDQAGYLVNDNGFRVMGQNGPVQVTDVNSLMVDEYGNVMENDDTTGVLNIVTFDNLLELVGVGNNLYQAPEQEARVVENPGLRQGFLEAANVDAVKEITDIIAATRAYETGQRIIQAQDGFLDTAINKVGVLR
- a CDS encoding sigma-70 family RNA polymerase sigma factor, which produces MGSADIWARYSKTGDQSLKDELVLKHLGLVKYLAGRLMVNAPPGITREDLEGYGVIGLLDAIDKFNVKMGTEFKNYAYTRIRGAILDEIRKQSWVPRSKWQKLHQYNKLKERYWQNGEMPDERILAGEMGVDAVRLRQLAAEYSSAFIISLEDGVGTDGEGVLADTIKDENSPDPLDIIALQDEKQTLAQAIRDLPERDRLVLALYYQEELTLKEIGSVLEVTESRVCQLHSKALRKLKAKLTGEEKGAR
- a CDS encoding flagellar brake protein, which translates into the protein MAEEFDIHVRQKIQVLKPGTNEWFNSSIQDIKQNVISISWPYLQERPLVLCKGDTVQVRLAAERAAYYFNTTVIGETKDNINLYQLAYPREVERIQKRSHVRLPVVLDVKYAVLQDDKKPLKFIDASVVDLSGGGMKLAVREEIKENTRLMLNFILPFRGKPELVKLEAIVIRNQLVDQVRLIYHLGVKFVDISFHQQDMIVRFIFERMAQQKRLR
- a CDS encoding MinD/ParA family protein, with amino-acid sequence MRIINRNTLKQRPSEIVSPHDSIPAQGPRVITITSGKGGVGKTNLAVNLSIALAGEGQRVILFDADLGMANVEVLLGMTPALTLYDHLFKNIPISDILLPGPGGIKIISGGAGFLELANLSTKQRTKLLNGIEILNSMADFVMIDTGAGISKDVLAFCAAADEMQMVITPEPTSLTDAYSLIKVMDRFKLHKEVGLVINQARSNVESSEPVHRLINLADRYLTIRLKHLGSIPWDQSVVRAVKNQTPFYLAKPQSSASAAVKRIATVMLNKSKPVDAEGGLRGFISKLTRLFK
- the flhF gene encoding flagellar biosynthesis protein FlhF encodes the protein MKIKKVVAADMQQALQQIRRELGEDAVIVSTAKEPIRSIRQLFGPRRIEVTAAVDDHEFNVPVQQKIEAPAPPLLLESPVPAGRDENAKSVVEPETPARIIPGKLVPARLPEPIMEISEKSQNNWFNIVLQQELNKGGGKMDSGLPGKWKKLLQRAEINEVIIEKLLKDMPSNIEQDDSLSEEIFRAHLKKRIIDLVKIAYASKSAARIHSFIGPTGVGKTLTLAKLATKYKVVEKKRIGLITVYNHRFGITEKLNYYGKIIDVPVDVVMTPGELTRAVEKHSDKDIVFIDTEGRPSMNRSQVLELHTFMGAVKETQSIHLVLSAPTKNRDLIRIANDFLPIGYDKIIFTKLDETDTYGSMLNVSCDTGLPVGYVTRGQNVPDDIEHMTPKRFADIIIGGLVTDEDYQS